The sequence below is a genomic window from Salinispira pacifica.
GCCCCGGTCCGTTCAGATTTCGTCGCCCCCGAAGTCGCAGAAGCCGTCGAAGCCGCAGCGGATCCAGCAAGCTGTGAGCCCGGGGCGGCCGGGGCGTCGGAAGGCCGGGAGAGCTTTCTCCCGGGTTTCCACAGAAGACCCCGGGCAGGGGCGAATATCAACGAGATGGCCACAAATACGCTCACCACCACAATGATCATGGGGCCGGTGGGAAGGTCCCGGTCCAGAGAGCTGAGAATTGCCCCCATGCCTCCCGAACTGGCGCCGATAACCGCCCCCAGGGCAACCATCTGTTCCAGCCGATTGGTCCATTGCCGGGCGGCAATTCCCGGTGCTATCAGCAGGCCGACCATCAGCACAACCCCCGCCAGCTGGAGCCCCATGACCACGGAAATCACAATAAGGCTGAGGAGGATGGCGGTAATTATCTTTACCGGATATCCGTTGGCTGCGGCGAAATCCGGGTCGAAGGTTATCAGCTTGAACTCTTTCCAGAACAGCAGCAGAATGAGCAGAAGCACAACCGCCACCCCGACCAGAAGAAGTACATCTTTGCGCACTATGGCCGCGGCCTGTCCGAAGATGAAGGAATCCAGGCCTGCCTGACTGGCATCAGGTCGCTGCTGGATATACGCAAGAATCCCGATTCCCAGAGCGAACCATCCAGCCAGCACAATCCCCATGGCCCCGTCCTGTTTAATCCTGCTGTTCCGGGTAACCAGGGAGATGAATCCCACTCCCAGAAAACTGGCAGCGGATGCTCCCAGCAGCAGTGCCCACAGCTCCCTTCCGGCCACCAGAAATGCGATGCCCACTCCCGGTAAGGCGGCATGACTGAGGGCGTCGCCCAGAAGGCTCTGCTTTCTGAGCACGGCAAAACTTCCCAGACCTCCGCTGATTGCCCCGAGCAATGCGCCGCCCAGGCTGACCGATCTCAAGGTATAACTGAAGCCCGGGCCGGTGAGAGAACTGAGGGGGATAAAAAGAATTAATGCGGCGGCCCAAAGGCCGGTCAGGATCCAGATGCTTCGGTTACTCACGGGAATCCTCCGCCGGATTGGGATCGGAGCTGTCCCGGGCGAGGAGGGCGTTCACCTTTCCGCCGTAAGTCTTTTCGATCAGTTCCTGAGTGAATACTTCGGATACGGGGCCGCTGGCCACAAGGGATACATTCAGCAGGGCAACCCAGTCGAAGTAGTCTGCAACCGTCTGAAGGTCGTGGTGAACAACCACCACGGTCTTCCCCCGGCTGCGCAGTTCATGGAGAATTTCAATGATTGCCGACTCGGTAAGGGCGTCCACGGCTGCAAACGGTTCATCCATGAAGTACAGATCCGCATCCTGAACCAAAGCACGGGCCAGAAAGGTTCTCTGCTGCTGTCCGCCGGAAAGCTGGTTGATCTGGCGGTTGGCAAACTCACTCAGGCCCACCTGCTCAAGTGCATTCTGTGCCTGGCTGCGCTCTTTTTTTCCGGGCCGGCGTATCCAGCCCAGATTGTGATACAGACCCATGGTGATTACATCCAGCACGGTGGTGGGAAAGTCCCAATCCACGCTGCCCCTCTGGGGTACATAACCCACACGACTGCGGACCCGGGAATATCGTTCACCGAAAAACTCCACCGAGCCCCCGGCTTTGGGAATCAAATCCAGAGCCGCTTTGATGAAGGTGCTCTTGCCTGCACCGTTGGGGCCGACAATTCCCATGAGAACTCCTGCGGGAACCTGGAGATCCACGTCCCAAATCGCAGGTTTACTGTCATATGCAACAGTCAAGTCTTTGGTGTTGAGTACCGGTTTGAATGAAGGTTCTCCGGCATGGAGATGACGGGGGTGCTGTGTCTGGGTGCTTCCGGAGCGCTTCATAATCATGTAATCCTTCCTTGAAAAGGGCCTTGTTTCAGTTATAGTTTAACATCACTTGGGGTATTGATGTTTCCATTTCCCCGGGCCATTCAGGTAGAGTGATATCCACGCCTGCGGCTATATAAGACTGGAGAATGGTCAGCACATTGCTGGCAAGCATGCCGATATAGCTTCCGCCAAAACTTCCTGCTTCACCCATGGCATCGCCGTACAGCTCCCGTACGCCTATGCGGACATCTCCGCCCCGGTCACGGATCGCTTCGATTACCGCTTCAATGCTGTCCGGCGGTATGCTGGATTCAACAAACAGCACCGGAATGGAATTTTCAATTACGAAATCCACGGTATCCTCAATATCACCCACACCCGCCTCATCCTGGGTGCTGATCCCCTGGATTGCCGCCATTTTCCATCCGAAGGCAGCTCCAAA
It includes:
- a CDS encoding metal ABC transporter permease; this translates as MSNRSIWILTGLWAAALILFIPLSSLTGPGFSYTLRSVSLGGALLGAISGGLGSFAVLRKQSLLGDALSHAALPGVGIAFLVAGRELWALLLGASAASFLGVGFISLVTRNSRIKQDGAMGIVLAGWFALGIGILAYIQQRPDASQAGLDSFIFGQAAAIVRKDVLLLVGVAVVLLLILLLFWKEFKLITFDPDFAAANGYPVKIITAILLSLIVISVVMGLQLAGVVLMVGLLIAPGIAARQWTNRLEQMVALGAVIGASSGGMGAILSSLDRDLPTGPMIIVVVSVFVAISLIFAPARGLLWKPGRKLSRPSDAPAAPGSQLAGSAAASTASATSGATKSERTGAHTEEDQ
- a CDS encoding metal ABC transporter ATP-binding protein, encoding MIMKRSGSTQTQHPRHLHAGEPSFKPVLNTKDLTVAYDSKPAIWDVDLQVPAGVLMGIVGPNGAGKSTFIKAALDLIPKAGGSVEFFGERYSRVRSRVGYVPQRGSVDWDFPTTVLDVITMGLYHNLGWIRRPGKKERSQAQNALEQVGLSEFANRQINQLSGGQQQRTFLARALVQDADLYFMDEPFAAVDALTESAIIEILHELRSRGKTVVVVHHDLQTVADYFDWVALLNVSLVASGPVSEVFTQELIEKTYGGKVNALLARDSSDPNPAEDSRE